AATTATTACTCaggacaattttttggggggtgattTCGGTAGCTCAAAAATCTGCTGATGTGcgctgcttacactaacaagaTGACtgcgaacagagaggagctagcTTGCATAAGCCCAGTCATTGTTGCCAAAcgaatatttattaaaaaggccACCGGCGACTTCAATTTCCACTAAGACAGACGACATGAGCAGAATTAGGGCTGAAACGATTTCAGCCGAATAATTTGATCAGAGCAGTACAAACTAACGTAGCGCAACAAGCACATCTACGATCGCCGACACAAGACATCAATGCCACAGCTAGTTATAATATTATCTTCAAATGCCCCCAAAAGTGGTtaaggatagacacagccgccagtgcactttcaatcgctgaattgaacaaacagtaacaaaataaacaaattcataCAAGAGCTGCTGCGGCCACAACTGACACTCAGTCCAGGGTTACTACACGAGATTTttaaattccatactttttcccAGACCCTAATTTTCAGACTTCtcaggaggagggggggggggatcatttTGTAGCCAAATTAGAAAGTTCTACTAAAACAAGTTCTTTTCTCTTGCAACACCGAAAGGACTTGACTATGAAGTTATTCCAATCCATAACTTTCTATGTGAATGCAAACGCTATTCAGTACTCCAGCAAATTGGTTTTCTAGTTTGATGATGTTCAATAACAATCCAGGTGTTATGATGAATTCAGTTTTTATGATTACACATATATTGACTACATTTTTACGTGACGGTTGATGCAAGCTCACAGGCTGGCAACACTGTACTCTCTCTCTCGGTCTTCGCTGACTGTGTCGCAGGGTATCAGTCAAAACAATGGTGAAGTGTTCCGTTCATATTCGTCAGTTTTTGTGCCACTAAGTGTTTTAATTGCctattgtattgttttcttgGCATTCATTTCATCCCTCTCGTGTCAAGTTGATTTAAATCTTACGATAttcattactttttgttttagaaaatagaaCTCGTGTAACAGTCTTAGAAACATGAATCTTTCCACacaatagtttccattttccatacttttgCAGACCTGAAAATGTATGAAATCAAATTCCAAACTTTTGCATACTTTCCGTACTTGGGTAGGGAGCCTGTTTTCACCATCACCATCGTTTATCATCATCACAGCCGCAAACCAGCAAGAATGGAAACCTCCACTAGGTCTTTTCAAGGTTAAAAATCAAGTGAATAAATGAAGCAAAATTTAAGCCAGGAAAATCTAAACGTAATATGGATTTATGCGTGTTGCAATTACATTGATGAATGATGCCCAGTCTGTATCAGACATGGATTAAATTTTTCTGTCATGTCTGTAGACATGGTTTAACTTTCACATCTGCGCGGTTTGTCGATTAATTGCAAACGTCAAGAAACGACATGAGGCTCGCAAAAAcgggtggatttgaaatcgctGACATTGGGATGTAGTTTTGTCGAATAATATTCACGTCACCTGCCCAGTTCGTGTTTCGTatccacccactcaactcagctgaatgGCAACACAGCATTTCTATTTTAAGTGAGCGAGTCTCAGCCCCTGCCAAGCCGTAAAAATACCGGCTATAAAGTATACAGAgtgtatgttgtgttttacaattatACTAAATTATATTCATGATTTATGATGCAACAGTGCCCTATGAAATAGCAAAGCTCCCATTCATTGGCGCCAGCGATGATCATCTCGGCAGGTTCAATTCAAAATCAATGGGAGCGGATGACGAGCTCAAATATCCCCATCTCTCATCATTTTCATCCACGTCCCCTTTCAGCTTGGTGAATTGTGGTAATGGGGGACGCGCGTCCCGCTGGGCTGGAAAAGGGAATCAAAACCAGgaagagatttaaaaataataataaaataaataaattaaattaaaaaaaacagaggggGTGACTTGCCGTGCTGGTCGTGATGTGCTGGAAAGGTGAGTAAAAAtaggaagggggtgggggggtatcAGGAGGATATCAATCTGGCGCAAATGAAGCGAATACGTGCTGATAGTGTATCAATAACCCCGCGATCAAACTGTTGCAAGGGACACAAGTCTGGACGGTGCCCCGAAGGATACAAAGTCGCTATGAGCAATTTACCGGCCCAAACAGACACCGTGATATGTATGGAGCGATTAGAGCCAAGCAGGTTTCCATATTTCAAGTGGGGAAgatgagcgatccaatcagagcaaagctcatttacatgtcaCATAATAATGAGAAATTTGATTGTCCCAAATGCCAGCCGGGAAGAGAACATTTCTGGCATTTCCAAACAAAAtgatcattcatccatccattttctgtaccgctttatcctcacaagggccgcgggagtgctggagcctatcccagctatcatcgggcaggaggcggggtacaccctgaactggttgccagccaatcgcagggaaacAATGATCATGCAAACCCCATGAAAGCACATCAAAGATAatcacaattaaataaaaaaacagtaatggACGGGGACCGATCTTTGACAACTTCTGATCAGGCGTAAACATTGACTGGAACAATGAAATTAAAACGTTGGATTTACACTGACAACTAACATCCAACCTGGAGCCCACTTACGTTGCCATTCTGACAAACTCATTTATTTAAACATGTACTTTTACATGCTGCATTTACACTGATGACCGATGCCCAATCTGGATCTGATCTGgattaaacttgtttttttcaatctgtAATCCATCATACACATTTACTTGAACATGGACATTTACATGTTGCAGTTACACTGACAACTACTGCGCAATCTGGACCAGATCTGCATTAAACTTGATTTGACATATCAATTTCTCACACATCAGACACATTTACTTGAACACTGACTTTTACGAGCTGCATTTACACTGCTCACTGACGCGCAATCTGGATCAAGTCTGGATGAAACCCGCATTGACGTGACAAATTCTGATGCAGAATACACATTAACTGAACATGAACTTTCACGTGTGGCAATTACCCTGATGACTAACGCGCAATCTGGATCAAACTTGTTTTGATTTTACAATTTCTAATCCGTCATGCACATTTCCTTTACATGTTACATTTACGTAGACAACTAATTCACAAACTCGATCATATCTGCATCAAAATTATTTTCCCGTCCATCCATCAGACCCATTGATTTTGATACGGACTTTCAAATGCAGCATTTACAATGATGActgattaaatgtgttttttgacaaACTCCTGCACCACTACTTCATATCAGATTAGATGAGGATTGTATTAACGACATCAATATTCCTGGCTTGCCAGACCACCATTGAAGTTTCACACTTTCTCGTGTTTACGGCCCCTGCCCTCTCACATTTCTAGCGCAGTTGTCAGACGGGGTGGCTGTAAAACAGAATACACTTAAGGGGCTGAATTTAGGGGACAAAGAAATTACACTCAGACAGAAACAACTTCACTTCCAACCCTCTATGTGGATAAATAATAGCAAAAAAATTGGTGTAAGGTACGTGTGCATCCGCTGCTGACTGGCAGTCGTCACTCGACGAGCTACGCTCTCGGTCACGCAATTTGAAGGATGGAGCCGCTGTTTTCCGTGTTTCACTGCGTTCGTGTTATTCACATTGCCGCTATTATACACCACTACTGATGACGAAGAGCACCTGTCCTTGGTTTAATCACGACTTCAAAATTTCTCAAAAGAGCGACTACACGCATTAAAATAATACTTCTAATTAAACCCAAGCTCAAAAACTTATCAGTGTaagatctttttttaaatccagcatATCAATATTATATAATGTTCTATGCTTCTGCCAAATATTTTGCCACAGATATTTTCAGAAGCCATCGTTGGCCAGGTCACTTATCATGTAACTCTGACCCGCCACGATGCCTCATATTTTCCCATCGCTTCCAACACTAATTTCATGAGTTTTATTAACTACGTCTCTTAAATGTGCTGTACTTATTCATTCTTATGCATTTCAACAACTTATGGAGGGTTTGTTCATTCTAAACtctgaatttgtttttgttttttttctatgcatGTTTGAGTGTCAAATTAAACCACACGTCAACTGACTGCCATCTGCAAACTGTTTTGCTCTTGACCATTATTTTGTAAACCTGGGCCCTTGCCTTTCtataattacatttcaattactcactattattatttgttgtctgtgtgtttatcCAACTTTCAAACCACACCAGGTTTAAGTTATTAAAGTTTGAAACTGATTCAACAAAAAGGTCACATCTAAAATCTAACCCCTATTATCTACGCATTACGACGTTGGCCAGAAATTATTCCTGGTTGTAAAGATTTATAACTTAATATTTGTTTCAAGAAAATGATGCTTGTATCAAGATCTGTCTGATAATGTTGGTCCTTATGTAAAACAATTAATCTTTGCAATTTGACACCCATACCTCCTAGTTGCACAAATATTACAGTAGCATAGTTAAACTCCAATTGATTTAACACAACCTCTAAATCTGCATTTTCTTGTGTAGATTAAATGGACATTTTTAATTCATCCTCTTCAATGCTGCTGGTTTTTGTTGGCACTTTGCTGGTTGTTATAATGATTGTACAAGTGTACCTGGGTGTATATTGCTGCCGTGACAATTTAATTTCGATGAATAgtagtgatctttttttttttttttttttaaggatgtaAAAACATTAGCAGAGGTAAACCAGATTAGCCTCTTGTTGTGTGAGTGAGACAAATTGATTCACGCTAAAGTTTGAAGAAGCAatttcatggatttttttttgttttaagtctttttttcttactaTCATGAGGAACCGAGCAGTGTCGGGGAGCTAATCCGGCAAGCCACCTAAATCGCTCTCTAGCTGCTAGGCGGCTAACCCGCACTAGCCGAGGAGCTCCGCGATGACAGAGAGAGGGCGGGCGGACAAAAACATCCCCGCGGGTAGCCACCACCTCGCCGCTAAAACACCCCACGGCCGCCTCCGTTCAACCACCCGGGAGGCTCGGCGGTACTAGCATGCGACGAGCTTTAGAAAACAGGGAGAACCACCACCATGCGCAGCCGAGCCACAAGCGCTCCGGCTCGGACACGGCAGCCGAGCCAGGCGGGCTGCGCTCGGGCTCACACAGGCACGGAAAGCGGGGCGTCTCAGCCGAGgtctccccccccctcccacacacgcCACCTCCCGGGCTTCGCTCCTACGTATCGTCCGGCCATGGCGTCGccgctgtttttattttgctggaGTCAAACGTAGGCGTTTATTTTGTGTCGTTTGGGTACCTGTTTGCGTTGAATTGTGCTCGGTCGCCGTCTCCTCTGCAGCCGATTCCCCCTCCTGGCCACTCCAAAATGGCGCCAACATGGGAACGTTCACTGCATCGCATCGAGACGGCCTGGCAGGCGAGCAGCGCCCCCAGCTGGGGAAGTTCATGTTTGCAGCTGTACGCTTTGGCAGGCAGGGGCGCTTCTGGACCCAACacactcaaaacaaacaaacaaacaaaaaacttaaCAAAACAACAGGGTGAGGGATAgcttttattgaataatttagaCAGAAAATGacttactactactaataaaatCATATAATCTTACTAGTAGTACTAGAGTACAGTAGTGGGCATTTGGCAACTGCTAGAAgggtccaggaggctactagtgcgtGACACACGCATCCTACTAGTTGGCTGTAGTTGTGTTACTAGTGCAGTCTAGCAGTTTAAGGTTGAATTGCATACtggtaggccaaaagtggcactaatagtggagaaaatgttacttggacgacagttgttctactagtacaCCGAACTAATACAATTTCAGGATCATATTGATACAACGTTGACAAGCTTTACGAGATTATAAATACGAAAGCCTGTCATTCATAGGAATTCATCAATGTCCGATGGCACTTGAACGCAACACAAGACGTGTTTTCAAACGGCCGATTTATTTTCAACTCGGGCACAAATTCACGTGAAATTTGCAGTACCTCGCCTAACTACACGCACGCAATCGTACAGGTATAAATAGTGTACGCAGAGTCTGACAAATAAAAGGAATCGATGTTTGCTTTCTTTGTCTCTGGTCTAACGTGGTAGCCGGATAGGGGGCGCTCCAACACAACATTTTGAGGCTGCCATCATCTGCACTGCAGAGAGCGCAGGAAGAGATGACATTAATATGCTCGTTAAACATTTACGTGACGTATGCTGTCAGGGATGGCCGTGTGCTACTAAACGGGTGCATTACATTAAACAAATGACTTTTCATGACAACAATAGTgacaaaaatgtatacaaacacatcataaaaatatgttgataCGTTTCTCTCATGAATTATTTGATTTCCtcctaaaagtacattttttcctcctgtttttttttttttgtcaaatgaaatattaacctcattcactgccattgacggctttagaagtcaaatatccatgttaactgggaaggatGGTAGTGAATGAGTAGTACgtatttttttcttacacaTCTACCTGGCTATCGCCTGAAAACAACTTGGCAGCAGTGgccctgttcccaatcagctaATTGGGATCCCCTATAATGCCGTCCAATCACATGTTGTATAAACCCGATCGGGCGCGCCTGCCTCCGGTTTCACTCTATGGCTCTAGGATGGAGGGCTGCCCGTCCACCTTCCCTCCACCCTACGGCGTGCCGTGCGCCCCCGCTGCGGCCCCGGGGGGCGTCTGCTGGGCCAAGCGGGACCAGGCGCGCTTCGTGACGCCGCACGGCGTCAACTACCTGGAGCTGTGCAAGGCCATCTTGgcccaggcggggccggccaGCGGCACTCGGACCCGCGAGTGCGGCGTGCAGGTGAACGCCAAAGTGGACAAGACGGTGCAGTGCTCCCTGGGGCCCAAGACGCTCCTGGACCAGGGGGAGGGCGACCACCTCCAGCCCGAGGAGGAGGGCGAGGTCGGAGTTAAGGCGCCCAGCACGCCCCCTCTCGTGAGCCAGTTGCGCTTTTCCATCTACTCACCGGTGTTCGAGCACCGATTTCCGGCCAAGCTCGGTGACAGAAAGTCGGAGTCACGTgacgaggaggaagacgagaaGGACGAAGACCACAAGACCCCCGTCCATCGTCCCAACAGGGGCTCCAACTTACAGGTTTTCGAACTCCTCCAAGAAGACACTCACCCAAGATGTTTAGTCATTCGCGATACTTTCATGACATTTCCACACTTTGTACTAAACGTGTCACGTGCTGTGTAGTTTCTGGAGCAGAGGTACGGCTTCTTCCACTGCAAGAAATGTAACATCCGGTGGGAGAGTGCTTACGTGTGGTGCATCTCGGGAACCAACAAGGTGACTTGCCTACAGTGGACATCAAAAGGCGACATACCCCTGGTTTAAACGTCAGGTGTTTGCGTGGTGTAATGTGTCGACCTTTTATTGCGTTTACATTGTGGTGCATCCCCCGCAGGTGTACTACAAGCAGCTCTGCCGGAAGTGTCAGGTGGGCTTCAACCCCTACAGAGTGGAGTCCATCGTATGCAAGGTAGCAAGAGCTGCAATTTTtaagaagcaaataaaaaaagtggctgattgttttgtttttgatgattCTATCATATATATGGCCtgttagtctgcgtgtgagcctCTGGCTacgagttgtggcctacagcagctccttgcgagtcttctcattttgtattcaaTCCACTTAATGGCTGAAAGTGTCAatcggcaactgtggctctccttgcccacatgccaggGCATTATGGTGCTTATTATTTACACtagtttttctccccccccgcccccccaaccaaacacacacatgcacttgaaTATGAACAATGtggcaggttttttttgtgttggattAAGAAACAATAacgaaaaattttttttttttctttcgtttcCATTTTTGCTTGCCAAATGGAAATGGGAAGAACAAATGCTACACTTCTTCTTGGCGTCGTTGTGCAGGGCT
The DNA window shown above is from Phyllopteryx taeniolatus isolate TA_2022b chromosome 17, UOR_Ptae_1.2, whole genome shotgun sequence and carries:
- the zar1l gene encoding ZAR1-like protein isoform X2, with the protein product MPSNHMLYKPDRARLPPVSLYGSRMEGCPSTFPPPYGVPCAPAAAPGGVCWAKRDQARFVTPHGVNYLELCKAILAQAGPASGTRTRECGVQVNAKVDKTVQCSLGPKTLLDQGEGDHLQPEEEGEVGVKAPSTPPLVSQLRFSIYSPVFEHRFPAKLGDRKSESRDEEEDEKDEDHKTPVHRPNRGSNLQFLEQRYGFFHCKKCNIRWESAYVWCISGTNKVYYKQLCRKCQVGFNPYRVESIVCKNKCYTSSWRRCAGLL
- the zar1l gene encoding ZAR1-like protein isoform X1, giving the protein MPSNHMLYKPDRARLPPVSLYGSRMEGCPSTFPPPYGVPCAPAAAPGGVCWAKRDQARFVTPHGVNYLELCKAILAQAGPASGTRTRECGVQVNAKVDKTVQCSLGPKTLLDQGEGDHLQPEEEGEVGVKAPSTPPLVSQLRFSIYSPVFEHRFPAKLGDRKSESRDEEEDEKDEDHKTPVHRPNRGSNLQFLEQRYGFFHCKKCNIRWESAYVWCISGTNKVYYKQLCRKCQVGFNPYRVESIVCKGCSETCCSCERKQRHINMTRPHRQDLCCRCRGMKLSCDATYSFKYIV